The region TTTTTTCATCCTCACCTCTTATCTGGTCTTTTTAGTTCAAAGGTATTTTCTTTAGTTATGAGGCAGTAATTTGCCCCTCCTAACCTTCCTATTATCTCAAGTTCTGTGGTATCAACATACCCTTTTTCATTTAGGATATCATCTCTTATGTGAAAATTCAAAACCTGACCAAGTATTATCCCCATCTTTCCTATCTGTATTATTTCATACTTTCTGCACTCAATATTTACAGGAGACTCTTTCACCCTTGGAGCTTTTACATATGTTGAAGGAGCTGGTGTTAAACCTGTTTTTTCAAACTCGTCAATCTCACTCTCAAACGGTATTGATGATATATTCATCTCCTCAAGAAGATCTCTTGTAACAAGATTTATAACAAACTCTCCGGTTTCCTCTATATTTCTCCATGTATCTTTTTTTACACCTGGCTCTTTACTTCCTATGGAAACAACAACGAGAGGTGGATCACTTGAGATACCTGCATAATAGCTGAAGGGTGCAAGGTTGTTAATACCCTCCGGACTTACAGTTGAAATCCAGGCAATAGGCCTGGGAACGATCACAGAAGTCATAAGCTTATATATATTTTTTGGCTCTAAATTCTCTGTTTTTATCTCCATCCCGTCCTCTAATCTTAAATCTAACTTTATTTTTTAATAAAATCAACACTATGTCTGTTCCTTTGCCCTCTCACTGCGAGGGTAGAGTATCTTTGCCATAAATATTGAAAGCTCATAAAAAACAATAAGTGGTGAGGCCAGAAAAACCTGACTTATAACATCAGGTGGGGTTAATACAGCAGCAAGAACGAAAGCTGCTACAGCAAAGTAAGGTCTGAACTTTGAAAGGGTTTCAGGAGTAACAAGGCCTAACCTTGCAAGGAGTGAAAGAATAACTGGGAGCTCAAAGGTTATCCCAAAGGCGAATATAAGCCTTGTTACAAATGAGATATATGAGCTTACAGATATCATTGCTTCAACATCAAGCTGTGTATAACCAAATGTGAGAAGAAACTTTATGGCAAGAGGAAGAACGCCGTAAAAGGCAAAAAGAACCCCTGAAACAAAGAAGATCGTTGTAAAGAATACAAAAGGAACTACAAGCTTCTTCTCATTTTCATAAAGGGCAGGTTCTATAAATTTCCATATCTGGTAAAAAACAAAGGGGGACGATATAACAAAACCAACAAGTAGTGATATCTTTAAAGCTGTAAAGAATGATTCTGTTGGTGTTAATGCTACAAGCTTTAAGTCTGGAAAGGCTTTATTTAAAGGTTCCTTGAATATATCAAAGAATATCTCAACCTGAGTAAAGACAATTATCATTCCGATGAATACTGCTATCAAGCTTCGGAAAAGCCTTACCCTTAACTCTGCTAAATGTTCCGTAATCGGTGCTTCGTACTCTTCAGGACTCTTTGTTTCCTGCGTCATTTAGCTTTTCCTCTTTGCTTTTATTCTTAAATGATATCTTTTCCCTTTTTGGTCTGTACTCTTCCTTTTTTATCTCCTTCTCAAACTCTTTTTCCCACTCATCCTTCTTTTCTTCCGTAAGATCCTTAGGTATTATATCCTCCTCTTTTGGGAGTGCCTTTGTTGTATCCTCAACAACAGCGGATTTCACCTCATCTACAGTTGATTTTATCTCCCTGTAAAACTTACCTAAAGTTTTTGCGACCTCAGGTAGTCTTTTAGGTCCCAGGACAAGTAAGGCAACTACAAAGATAACTACAAGCTCTGTAAATCCAATTCCAAACATTTATCAAACCTCTTAAAATTTAGAGATAAACACATTATATATCAAAATTGTATCCCTATACTAAACTCTATCCTGTATGGGTACTCTCCAGCTTTTTTATCAAGTTTATATGCTATATCGAATATAAAAGACCCTACAGGTGTTGGGATATAAATACCTGCTCCGGTAGTTTTCCTTAGATAAAGCTTCCTGAGTTTTTTATCATCCTCGTAAACATTCCCGGCATCAAAGAATATAAAACCGTACAGATTGAAAGGTTGAAAGACAGGGAATCTTATATCGTTATTTATTAGAAACATACTTTTACCACCTTTCTTTAACTCACCTCCAACCTCTTCATAACCAAATCCTCTGAAATTACCGAGACCACCTAAAAAGAACCTTTCAGATAGAGGTAGTTTATCCAGATTTCTTAACGTGTATCCAAAACTGAACTTCTGCGTAAAAACGAGAAAATAAAATGGTCTGTAGTATCTGAAAGATGTTAAAAACCGAAGGTACTCAACATCTAAAAGTTCTTTTGTTATACCCAGGCTGAATATGTATCCTGAGGACGGATTCTGTTTTGGCTTTCTATGATCGTCTAATAGCCTGTATCCTATCTTACCTGTGCTGAAATTTTTTTTGGCGTAGTTATTCTGGTCTGTAAGCCTGTTGTACACTCTCTCAATATAGAAACTGTTTTTTACCCATCTGTTGTTTCTTCTACTTACCTGGATCTGAATACCTTCAATGTTAAGATCGTAAAGTTTGTGGTACTGGTAGCTTTTTAAAAATGTTATAAATCCTGAAGTTCTTTTTGGGAGTATTCTACTTCCAAATGATACACTGTAGTTTGTTCTTATATCTGATTTCTCAATGTAAGCTGATGTCTCAAAACCGTAATTGAAAAGGTTTTTAAGTATAATGGATGTTGCAACCTTCAGTTTCTGGTCTGTGTTGTAACCTAAGATACCCTGAAATAAACCTCTTTTTTCTTCCCTCAGTATGAACGCTTTAGTGACATACTTCTCTTTTCTGTTCACATTGTAGTAGGGGGTTATTGAGCTGAAAAGATAAGTCCTGTAGAGAAAATCAAGCTCGTTATCAAACTCTTCAACGGTAAAAACCTTTTTCTGTGAGAGATTTCTTTTGACAGCTTTCAGATTCAGATGTTTCGTTCCGTAAAGGAATGCTGTTTTATTTATGTACGGTTCTCCTTTCTTTACAGAAATTTTTACAGATACATCTATCTTTTTTTCTGTCTCTTTAAACTGTGCATCCAGTTCGGTCTGGGCATCTATATACCCTCTGTCTTTCAGGTACTCTCTTATTTCGTCCATTATACTTATAACTTTTTCCGGATTGTAAGGTGATGGAATCTCAGGTTTTCTACCTTTCCAGCTGTAACCTTCTACTTTAAAATCTGTAAGTATGAACTGTTTTCCTTTAAAGGCTGATATCTGAAGGTAGACGGTTTTTTCTTCCTTGTTAAGTATCTCGTCTATACTGAGGCTGTAGTTCAGGTATCCCATCTGGTAGTATTTTTCTATATAACCTGCCAGGAAATTTCTTATCTCATCTTTTCTATACGGAAGGCCTATATATTTTCCAAGTTTTTTTTCAAGATCATCTATATCCGTTTCCAGGTCTATATCTTCAATCAGGTATCTCTCACCTTCATTTATCACAAATTTTATGATACTCTCCTTTCTTAAAACATCTTCCTTAAACTGCGGGATGATCTCAACATCTAAAAAACCTGCGTTTCTGTAAAGTTTTTCCAGATTTTCAACAGATACTCCTATCTGGTAGAAATTGACTCCTTCCTCATAAAATGTTAACGCTTTTTTCAGTTTGTATTCTGGAATGTATCTGTTCCCTTCAAATATGATTCTGTATCTGTAACCTGTGTCAACGAGAATATTTAATGTGATATCTCCGTTATCTGGAGTAATACTCAGAATATTAACAAGAGCATCATAGTAGTCCATCCCTGTCAGAAAATCCTCAATGCTGTCTATTTTCTCCTGAATCTTATTAAGGCTGAAGTCCTCCCCTTCAAGATCAAGTAAATCTGAAATTTTCTCCTTAAGGCTTTCAGATACGCTTTCCCTGTAAAAGATATTTACCTTCTTTATCTTGTAAAACTTTCCCTCATCAATATTTAGATAGAGTATCCCGTTCCCTTCTTCATCTATATGAAAGTGGATATCTATCTTTGCATACGGGTATCCCCTGTCCATATAAAACTGCTTCAATCTTACAGGTATGTTGTGTATTGACTGTATATCTATAGGAAAACCCTCAACAAGACCTGCCACAGCTTTGATCTCTTTTTTCCAGAATGAGAACTTCCCTGTTATTATTACTTTTTTAAGATAGGGTTTTCTCGTCAGGTACAGGGTCTCATCTGTGAAATGGATCTCTTCAAAATCGCCTGTTCTTTTCAGAAGATCGATGATAAGTTTTTTATCCTCTGTTAACTCATATACCTCTTTTATGTTGTTCCTTGGTAGAGGATAGTTTGTTATTATCTCAAATGAATGGGCTGACATATATAAAAAAAATAGTATCAGTATAATAGCAGGCATACTTCAGTACCTTTCAGTCCTTATCTCTTTTATTCTCTTAAAACCTTCAAAAACAAAAATATTATACCTTCTAACAACTTTTCCTCTGAATCTGACCTCAAATCTCTCATGTTTTATAAGTTTTTTAAAGGAGTTTTTAACCTCTTTCTTTAAGGCCCATTCTGTCACATAAACACCGTAGTAGTTCTTATCTGCAAATCTGTTAACACCTTCCCACAGATCAAACTGGTTCATTCTTCTCCCAAGGTTTATACAGTAGGTCTGGGGATTGCCCTTAACATAAAAGGCAAGCTCAGATGCTATATGGTAGCTCTCACTGAATATGAAGTATCTTCCTTCAGGAAGGTCTGATACTATCTCAGACACCCTTTCTCCAAGCTCTTTCCAGCCTACAAGCCTTTTTGTTGGATCCTTTTCCGGTGGAAGCAGATTTCCAAGACCTATCCTGTCAAGTACAGGTGTATAGAACATTATACCTATTGATATTAAAGATAAAGTAAACAGTGTTAGAGCTGTTTTGTAAAACTTTTTTAGAAAGATGTAATAAAAGGTAAGTATGTATAGGGTTGCATAACCAAAGGCAGGCCAGTTAGCCTCAACCCTTTTTTTGAATGCTACATAGAGGAAGAAGAGGAAAACTGTAACAGGAAAGAGCCAGAGGTAGATAACCTCATTTTTATTCCTCTCTCTAAATCCCTTTATAATCGCGTACAGGAACAGAGGAAAGAGAAAGATAGAGTTTATCGCTATCTGTCCAAGTATATAATCTCCCATATACTGGAATGATTTTTTTATTGAGATCTCTTTGATATTTGCCCCTTCAAGTGTTCCAACATGCTTGAATGTTACAAAATCATGCTGGAAGTTCCACACAATAACAGGAATAGTAAAAAGGGATGCTATAAGGATTGATATATAAAACCATCTCTCCCTGAGTATCTCCCTTTTTTTCAGGAAGACGTATATCAGGGCTGGTGGGAGGAAGAAAACCATTGAGAACTTGGAAAGAAAACCAAGACCAGCTGACACACCTGTTCCTATCCATAATAAAGGCTTTTTCTCATTTAAAGCCCTGTAGAAAAGCAGAACTGTAAGTATCCAGAAGAAAACAAGAGGTGTATCTGTAAGGAATATTATAGATGCTATATTATATCCCACTATACCGTATATGAAGATAGAGCTGAGGAAGGCGAATATCTCAAGATCTTTTTTATCTTTAAAATGATCCTTGAACACTGTAAAAGTCGTTATATATGTCAGAACAGCTGTTAAAAATCCAAGTATAACGGCGTTTATCCTTACACCTATCTCTGTATCCCCTAAAACAGCTGTAGAAAATGCGTTCATGTATGCTATTAAGGGAGGTTTTGAGTAGTAAGACCAGTCAAGATGCTTTGACCACAGCCAGTACTGTGCTTCTTCTGTTGAAAGATCAATATAACCTGAAAGGATATAAGATATCCTTAAAAATGCTATAAAAAGATGGAAAGCTATAAGATATTTAAACATAAGCACCCTTGATATAAGTTATTTTAAGGTCATAAAATTATAGCATCAGCATTGAGAGGTAATGATCTTGATTTATAAAGCTCTAAGCATAGCAGGTTCTGACAACAGTGGCGGAGCCGGTATCCAGGCTGATCTGAAGGTTTTCTCAGCTTTTGGTGTTTATGGAATGTCTGCTGTTACATCAGTTACAGTCCAGAATACACTTGGTGTGAAAGGATCACACCCTGTTCCCTCAGATATTCTTTTTGAACAGATAAAGGCTGTTGTGGAAGATATAGGTGTTGATGCTTTTAAGACAGGTATGCTTCAGACAGAGGAAAATGTTCTTGCTGTTTATCAGGCTGTTAAGGATCTCAGAATGAAAAATTTTGTGGCAGACACAGTTATAAGATCAAAAAACGGTAAGTATCTTCTTGATAAATCAGCTATAGAAACCTTCATTAAAAGGATCGTTCCATTGGCGGATATCATAACACCAAATATAGATGAGGCTGAGGTTCTGACAGGAATCGAGATAAGATCGGTGGATGATATGATCAGAGCAGCAAAAGAGCTTTACAGGATGGGATCTTCAGCTGTTGTGGTGAAAGGAGGTCATCTGCCTCAGGGTGACAGGATTGTTGATATTTTTTACAACGGAGATCTTTACACTCTTGAGTATCCTTATGTTAGAACAAAGAACACACACGGAACAGGCTGTACTTTCTCTGCTGCTATAACAGCATGTCTTGCTAAAGGGTATGATCATCTGAAGGCTGTTAGAGTTGCAAGATCTTACATCCAGGGAGCTATTGAGAACTCGTTAAGTATAGGAAAAGGAACAGGAAGTTTAAACCATTTCTGGACTGTGATATGAGATTTTTTCTTAACACCTTATTCCCTGCAAGATGTATTGTATGCGGTGAGGTTTTTTACTACAGTGATCAGAATGTTGTGTGTGAGTACTGTATCCACTCTATAAATCAGGAGGATCTGGAATACCGTCACAGCTGCGGAAAGAAAAACAGAAACTGTCAGGGATGTTTAACAAAGAGAATTTTTAAGGATATAAGGGTTTTTAAAAGGGCGGATAAAAGTATACTGAAGATGATATCAGCTTATAAGTTCAGAAGTATAAAGGCTCTTTCAAAGGTTCTGGCAGAAATTATAAAGGATGATATCAGGTATTACTGTGAGACTGAAGGTATAGATCTTGTGACTTATGTTCCGGTTCATAAAAAGGTTCTTAAAGAAAGGGGATACAACCATCTTTATCTTATTCTTAAGGAGATATTCCCTGAACTGTATATATCTGAGATAGTTAAGAAGATTAGAAACACATCTTTTCAGGCAGAGCTTTCTGCGTTGGAAAGGGAGGAAAATCTTAAAGATGCATTCAGAATTGAAGATCTGGATACTGTAAGAGATAAAAGAGTTCTTGTATTTGATGACATACTGACAACAGGGAGTACATTGAGGCAGATCTACAGGGAGATAAGAAAAGGAAAACCCAGGGAGATATACGGTTACGTTATAGCAAGGTAGCTGTGATAAAATATTGGAAATCTGAAAGGCAGGAGGATCTTACATTGAAAATCACAGTTATAGGTGCAGGTTATGTTGGCCTTGTAACAGCTGCATGTTTTGCTGACCTTGGAAATGAGGTTTTATGTGTTGAGAAGGTCTCATCTAAACTTGAAAAGCTGTGTAGAGGAATATCACCTATCTATGAGCCCGGACTTTCTGAGATGCTACAGAGAAATATAAAAGAAGGGAGGATACAGTTTACAGATAGAATAGAGGAAGGTGTCAGATTTTCCGATGTTATATTTCTCTGTGTTGGTACGCCTCAGGGTGAGGATGGAAAGGCTGATCTTTCGCAGGTAGAGGAGGCATCAAGACAGATAGCCCAGAATATGACGGACTATAAACTTATAATAGAGAAATCAACAGTTCCTGTTAATACACACCAGTGGGTAAAGAAGACAGTCAAAAGGTATATAAAGGATAAATCAATAGATTTTGATGTGGCATCAAACCCTGAGTTTCTCAGGGAAGGGTCAGCTATATACGATTTTATGAATCCTGACAGAATAGTTGTTGGTGTAGAATCTGAGAGAGCTAGAAAAATTATGGAGGAGCTTTACAGACCGTTTACAGAGAAAGGATTCCCTCTTCTGATAACAACACCTGCAGCTGCTGAGCTTATAAAACATGCATCAAACTCATTCCTTGCAATGAAGATATCTTACATAAATATGATTGCCGATCTATGTGAGAAAGTTGGGGCTGATATAAATGAGGTTGCTGATGGGATGGGATATGACAAAAGGATAGGAAGGGACTTTCTCAATGCTGGAATAGGTTACGGTGGGAGCTGTTTCCCTAAGGATGTCCAGGCGTTTATAAAGATAGCTGAGGATCACGGACTTGATTTTGGACTGTTAAAAGAGACAGAAAAGATAAATAGATCAAGAAGGAGAAAGTTTTTAGACAGGATAGAGGATGTTCTCTGGATAAGTAAGGATAAGAATATAGCTGTATGGGGACTTGCATTTAAGCCTAATACAGATGATATAAGAGAAGCTCCTTCAATAGATATAGTTAGAGAGCTTGACAGACTCGGTGCAAATCTGAGGCTTTATGATCCTAAAGCTATGGAGAATTTCAGATATTTATTCCCTGAAAAAGAGAATATATCTTATGTTGAAGATATGTATGATGCTTTAAAGGATGCTGATGCACTTCTTATAATAACAGAGTGGGATCAGTTTAAAAATGCTGATCTTGATAGGGTGAAACAGCTTATGAGACTTCCTATAGTTATTGATGGAAGAAATGTTTACGATCCAAAAATGATGAAAGAGAAAGGGTTTGAGTACTACTCAATAGGAAGGTAGGGGTTTATGCCCCTTCCTCTCTTCTCACCTCACTGTCCATAAGTATAGCTATCCATCTTGTTTCTTCTCTTAGCTCAAATGCCATCTTTGCTATAACTGTAAGTGGAATTGAAAGGAACATACCAACAGTTCCAAGAACCCAACCCCAGAAAACAAGTGAGAGTAAAACAACAAGTGGGGAGAGACCTACACCTTTCCCCATAAATCTCGGCTCAATAATATTCCCTATAATCATGTTTATGGTCAGATACCAGACAGCAACAATAAGTGATAAAGGAATTCCACCGTCTATAAGGGCGATTATAACAGGAGGTATGGCAGCTATTATTGATCCAATTGTAGGTATAAAGTTAAGCAGAAATGTGAGAACGCCCCATAAAAGTGCAAAATCAATACCGAATATAAAAAGAAATATCCATGCGAAGAAGCCTGTAAATATTGATACAACAGTTTTTATCTTCATATACTTTATGACACTTTCAAAAAACTGATCCACAAGTAAGGATGCCTTTCTTCCCTTTGATATCATCTTTATCTTCTGTGAGAACATATCACTTTCAAGGAGAATGAACACAGCGAGTATGATGATAAACACAGCATTCGCAAGTATATTCCCAAAGCTGAGAAGTGAGTTTGACATAAACTGGAGGATCATATTCGGGTTTAGAAGATCAAGGTTTATATTCTCTGGAAGGTGAAAACCAAACTTCTGGAGGAATTTCTGTCCCTCATCCATGTACAGATTTAATTTCTGCTGGTAATCGCCAAGATTTTTTCTCAGCTCATCAACAGATGTGACTATAGTTAAGGCTAAAAGATAAACAACAAGAAGATTTATAAAAAGAATTATAAGCAGGGATATCCATTTTGGTATCTTTAGTGCGTTCAGATGTTTAAAGACAGGCAGAAACATTATGGCGAAGAATAGAGCAAGTAAAAACTGAACAACAAATTCCTGTGCAGCTTTAAGGCCTGCAATAATAACAACAACCGAGGCTATAGATATTAAAGTTGTAGAGATAGGCGATCTGTTCATACTATAAAAATAGTATAAAAATAAATAAAAGCGGAAGAACCGCTTTTAAACAGTTTCAAGCTCTATCTTTTCAATATGGGTAGCTTCTTTATGAACAGGTACTGTGCCCCTCTCAGCAACCTTTTCGTCAATTCTCTTAGGCTTGAGAACCTTAAGTATGTACTCCATGGCTTTAAATGTTTTTTCCTTACCACCACAGGTATAAACATCAATTGCAGCGTAGCCATGTTCCGGCCATGTGTGGATTGAGATGTGTGATTCTTCAAGAAGGATTACGCCTGTAGCTCCGTGGGGATAAAATTGATGAAAGTGTGAAGATAATTTACTTAGACCTGCGTACTTTACAGCTCCTTCAAGGAGCTCTCTTACGTCCTCAACATGGTCAATTTTGTCAAATTCAACGCCGTAAAGGTCCGCTAGGATATGCAGTCCGAGGGTTTTTTCCATTTTCTATCCTCCAATCTTATTTTTTCGATGGTGAAATGTTGCGTCGGGCTACTACTGCCCATGATAAAAAACCTCCTTTGATGGGTTAATTTTGACAAAAATGGAATATATATTATAAGTTAATTTTTTTTAAAATATCAATATTAAAAGTAGCGAATATAAAAAATTTTGCAAGGAGATATTAATGAAAAGTATAAGGGATCTGATAGGAAAGAAGGTTCTTGTTATAGAT is a window of Persephonella marina EX-H1 DNA encoding:
- a CDS encoding flavin reductase family protein — encoded protein: MEIKTENLEPKNIYKLMTSVIVPRPIAWISTVSPEGINNLAPFSYYAGISSDPPLVVVSIGSKEPGVKKDTWRNIEETGEFVINLVTRDLLEEMNISSIPFESEIDEFEKTGLTPAPSTYVKAPRVKESPVNIECRKYEIIQIGKMGIILGQVLNFHIRDDILNEKGYVDTTELEIIGRLGGANYCLITKENTFELKRPDKR
- the tatC gene encoding twin-arginine translocase subunit TatC, producing MTQETKSPEEYEAPITEHLAELRVRLFRSLIAVFIGMIIVFTQVEIFFDIFKEPLNKAFPDLKLVALTPTESFFTALKISLLVGFVISSPFVFYQIWKFIEPALYENEKKLVVPFVFFTTIFFVSGVLFAFYGVLPLAIKFLLTFGYTQLDVEAMISVSSYISFVTRLIFAFGITFELPVILSLLARLGLVTPETLSKFRPYFAVAAFVLAAVLTPPDVISQVFLASPLIVFYELSIFMAKILYPRSERAKEQT
- the tatB gene encoding Sec-independent protein translocase protein TatB; the encoded protein is MFGIGFTELVVIFVVALLVLGPKRLPEVAKTLGKFYREIKSTVDEVKSAVVEDTTKALPKEEDIIPKDLTEEKKDEWEKEFEKEIKKEEYRPKREKISFKNKSKEEKLNDAGNKES
- a CDS encoding BamA/TamA family outer membrane protein — protein: MPAIILILFFLYMSAHSFEIITNYPLPRNNIKEVYELTEDKKLIIDLLKRTGDFEEIHFTDETLYLTRKPYLKKVIITGKFSFWKKEIKAVAGLVEGFPIDIQSIHNIPVRLKQFYMDRGYPYAKIDIHFHIDEEGNGILYLNIDEGKFYKIKKVNIFYRESVSESLKEKISDLLDLEGEDFSLNKIQEKIDSIEDFLTGMDYYDALVNILSITPDNGDITLNILVDTGYRYRIIFEGNRYIPEYKLKKALTFYEEGVNFYQIGVSVENLEKLYRNAGFLDVEIIPQFKEDVLRKESIIKFVINEGERYLIEDIDLETDIDDLEKKLGKYIGLPYRKDEIRNFLAGYIEKYYQMGYLNYSLSIDEILNKEEKTVYLQISAFKGKQFILTDFKVEGYSWKGRKPEIPSPYNPEKVISIMDEIREYLKDRGYIDAQTELDAQFKETEKKIDVSVKISVKKGEPYINKTAFLYGTKHLNLKAVKRNLSQKKVFTVEEFDNELDFLYRTYLFSSITPYYNVNRKEKYVTKAFILREEKRGLFQGILGYNTDQKLKVATSIILKNLFNYGFETSAYIEKSDIRTNYSVSFGSRILPKRTSGFITFLKSYQYHKLYDLNIEGIQIQVSRRNNRWVKNSFYIERVYNRLTDQNNYAKKNFSTGKIGYRLLDDHRKPKQNPSSGYIFSLGITKELLDVEYLRFLTSFRYYRPFYFLVFTQKFSFGYTLRNLDKLPLSERFFLGGLGNFRGFGYEEVGGELKKGGKSMFLINNDIRFPVFQPFNLYGFIFFDAGNVYEDDKKLRKLYLRKTTGAGIYIPTPVGSFIFDIAYKLDKKAGEYPYRIEFSIGIQF
- a CDS encoding ArnT family glycosyltransferase; this translates as MFKYLIAFHLFIAFLRISYILSGYIDLSTEEAQYWLWSKHLDWSYYSKPPLIAYMNAFSTAVLGDTEIGVRINAVILGFLTAVLTYITTFTVFKDHFKDKKDLEIFAFLSSIFIYGIVGYNIASIIFLTDTPLVFFWILTVLLFYRALNEKKPLLWIGTGVSAGLGFLSKFSMVFFLPPALIYVFLKKREILRERWFYISILIASLFTIPVIVWNFQHDFVTFKHVGTLEGANIKEISIKKSFQYMGDYILGQIAINSIFLFPLFLYAIIKGFRERNKNEVIYLWLFPVTVFLFFLYVAFKKRVEANWPAFGYATLYILTFYYIFLKKFYKTALTLFTLSLISIGIMFYTPVLDRIGLGNLLPPEKDPTKRLVGWKELGERVSEIVSDLPEGRYFIFSESYHIASELAFYVKGNPQTYCINLGRRMNQFDLWEGVNRFADKNYYGVYVTEWALKKEVKNSFKKLIKHERFEVRFRGKVVRRYNIFVFEGFKRIKEIRTERY
- the thiD gene encoding bifunctional hydroxymethylpyrimidine kinase/phosphomethylpyrimidine kinase, which encodes MILIYKALSIAGSDNSGGAGIQADLKVFSAFGVYGMSAVTSVTVQNTLGVKGSHPVPSDILFEQIKAVVEDIGVDAFKTGMLQTEENVLAVYQAVKDLRMKNFVADTVIRSKNGKYLLDKSAIETFIKRIVPLADIITPNIDEAEVLTGIEIRSVDDMIRAAKELYRMGSSAVVVKGGHLPQGDRIVDIFYNGDLYTLEYPYVRTKNTHGTGCTFSAAITACLAKGYDHLKAVRVARSYIQGAIENSLSIGKGTGSLNHFWTVI
- a CDS encoding ComF family protein, whose amino-acid sequence is MRFFLNTLFPARCIVCGEVFYYSDQNVVCEYCIHSINQEDLEYRHSCGKKNRNCQGCLTKRIFKDIRVFKRADKSILKMISAYKFRSIKALSKVLAEIIKDDIRYYCETEGIDLVTYVPVHKKVLKERGYNHLYLILKEIFPELYISEIVKKIRNTSFQAELSALEREENLKDAFRIEDLDTVRDKRVLVFDDILTTGSTLRQIYREIRKGKPREIYGYVIAR
- a CDS encoding UDP-glucose dehydrogenase family protein, whose amino-acid sequence is MKITVIGAGYVGLVTAACFADLGNEVLCVEKVSSKLEKLCRGISPIYEPGLSEMLQRNIKEGRIQFTDRIEEGVRFSDVIFLCVGTPQGEDGKADLSQVEEASRQIAQNMTDYKLIIEKSTVPVNTHQWVKKTVKRYIKDKSIDFDVASNPEFLREGSAIYDFMNPDRIVVGVESERARKIMEELYRPFTEKGFPLLITTPAAAELIKHASNSFLAMKISYINMIADLCEKVGADINEVADGMGYDKRIGRDFLNAGIGYGGSCFPKDVQAFIKIAEDHGLDFGLLKETEKINRSRRRKFLDRIEDVLWISKDKNIAVWGLAFKPNTDDIREAPSIDIVRELDRLGANLRLYDPKAMENFRYLFPEKENISYVEDMYDALKDADALLIITEWDQFKNADLDRVKQLMRLPIVIDGRNVYDPKMMKEKGFEYYSIGR
- a CDS encoding AI-2E family transporter, which produces MNRSPISTTLISIASVVVIIAGLKAAQEFVVQFLLALFFAIMFLPVFKHLNALKIPKWISLLIILFINLLVVYLLALTIVTSVDELRKNLGDYQQKLNLYMDEGQKFLQKFGFHLPENINLDLLNPNMILQFMSNSLLSFGNILANAVFIIILAVFILLESDMFSQKIKMISKGRKASLLVDQFFESVIKYMKIKTVVSIFTGFFAWIFLFIFGIDFALLWGVLTFLLNFIPTIGSIIAAIPPVIIALIDGGIPLSLIVAVWYLTINMIIGNIIEPRFMGKGVGLSPLVVLLSLVFWGWVLGTVGMFLSIPLTVIAKMAFELREETRWIAILMDSEVRREEGA
- the speD gene encoding adenosylmethionine decarboxylase — encoded protein: MEKTLGLHILADLYGVEFDKIDHVEDVRELLEGAVKYAGLSKLSSHFHQFYPHGATGVILLEESHISIHTWPEHGYAAIDVYTCGGKEKTFKAMEYILKVLKPKRIDEKVAERGTVPVHKEATHIEKIELETV